In Microbacterium binotii, one DNA window encodes the following:
- a CDS encoding HPr family phosphocarrier protein — protein MAERQATIASSSGLHARPAKLFVQAVQEKKLPVTIALEGGPDLNAGSILSIIGLGASHGSVVTLKAEGEGAEQALDELVALLETDLDAE, from the coding sequence ATGGCAGAACGTCAGGCGACAATCGCCAGCAGCTCGGGGCTTCACGCGCGCCCCGCCAAGCTCTTCGTGCAGGCGGTGCAGGAGAAGAAGCTCCCCGTCACGATCGCCCTCGAGGGCGGCCCCGACCTGAACGCGGGAAGCATCCTGTCGATCATCGGTCTTGGTGCCTCGCACGGCAGTGTCGTGACCCTGAAGGCGGAGGGTGAGGGGGCCGAGCAGGCTCTCGACGAGCTCGTCGCCCTGCTCGAGACGGACCTCGACGCCGAGTAA
- a CDS encoding MBL fold metallo-hydrolase, with protein sequence MRITKHEHAALTLEKQGRKLIIDPGSFTTPLPDTANVAALVITHEHPDHWTADHIDRLVAANPGLPIYAPEGVKNAAPGYDITVVAPGDTVDVEPFRLRFFGGRHAVIHESIPVIDNVGVLVDDTFYYPGDSYAPPKGHDVAVLAAPVGAPWLKIGDAMDFVLAVKPRQVFATHDMTLSVAGKEMGRARLKWSAEQHGGDLVVLEPGDTLEL encoded by the coding sequence ATGCGAATCACCAAGCACGAGCATGCCGCCCTCACCCTCGAGAAGCAGGGCCGCAAGCTCATCATCGACCCCGGTTCGTTCACGACTCCCCTGCCCGACACAGCGAACGTCGCAGCCCTCGTGATCACCCACGAGCACCCCGACCATTGGACGGCCGATCACATCGACCGCCTCGTCGCCGCGAATCCCGGGCTGCCCATCTACGCGCCCGAGGGCGTCAAGAACGCGGCGCCCGGTTACGACATCACCGTCGTGGCGCCCGGCGACACGGTCGATGTGGAGCCGTTCCGTCTCCGCTTCTTCGGCGGTCGCCACGCCGTCATCCACGAGAGCATCCCGGTGATCGACAACGTCGGCGTGCTGGTCGACGACACCTTCTACTACCCGGGCGACTCGTACGCCCCGCCCAAGGGACACGACGTGGCCGTGCTCGCCGCGCCCGTCGGCGCGCCCTGGTTGAAGATCGGCGACGCCATGGACTTCGTCCTCGCCGTGAAGCCGCGCCAGGTGTTCGCCACACACGACATGACGCTGTCGGTCGCGGGCAAGGAGATGGGGCGAGCCCGCCTGAAGTGGTCCGCAGAGCAGCACGGTGGCGATCTCGTCGTTCTCGAGCCGGGTGACACGCTCGAACTCTGA
- a CDS encoding CinA family protein, whose product MTERIGELATTAGIRVAAAESLTGGQVCTALGATPGASEWFAGGVVAYTIETKSLVLGVADDLDPCSAECARTMAAGVRDALEVDAAVATTGVGGPDPQDGHAPGTVFIGWARGPRAGAREFSFEGDDPEQIVEATTRAALSMLAELLGGVSDVEDR is encoded by the coding sequence GTGACCGAGAGGATCGGCGAGCTGGCGACGACGGCGGGTATCCGGGTCGCGGCGGCGGAGTCGCTGACCGGCGGGCAGGTGTGCACGGCCCTCGGCGCGACGCCGGGCGCATCAGAATGGTTCGCCGGGGGAGTCGTCGCCTACACGATCGAGACGAAGAGCCTCGTTCTCGGGGTGGCTGACGACCTCGACCCCTGCTCGGCCGAGTGTGCGCGAACGATGGCTGCCGGGGTGCGCGATGCGCTGGAAGTGGATGCGGCCGTCGCCACGACGGGCGTGGGTGGGCCTGATCCACAAGACGGGCACGCACCCGGAACCGTCTTCATCGGCTGGGCGCGGGGTCCGCGCGCTGGAGCGCGCGAGTTCTCCTTCGAAGGGGACGACCCCGAGCAGATCGTCGAGGCGACCACACGGGCGGCGCTCTCGATGCTGGCGGAGCTCCTCGGGGGCGTCTCAGACGTCGAGGACCGCTGA
- a CDS encoding DUF4383 domain-containing protein, with amino-acid sequence MSSSPNRLVATIFGAIYLLVGLLGFAVTGGVGFLATEGGLLLGIFAVNPLHNVAHLLIGAALLVAGLANVRAAKTVNTVVGAAYLLLGVAGFFLVGTAANILALNVPDHFLHLGSAVVLLAIGVGADRGARVATA; translated from the coding sequence ATGAGCTCTTCCCCGAACCGCCTCGTCGCGACCATCTTCGGCGCGATCTATCTCCTCGTCGGTCTCCTCGGCTTCGCCGTCACCGGTGGCGTGGGGTTCCTCGCCACTGAAGGAGGGCTCCTCCTCGGCATCTTCGCCGTGAACCCGCTGCACAACGTCGCCCACCTGCTCATCGGTGCGGCGCTGCTCGTCGCGGGCCTCGCCAACGTCCGTGCAGCCAAGACGGTGAACACCGTCGTCGGCGCCGCCTACCTGCTGCTCGGCGTGGCCGGGTTCTTCCTCGTGGGCACGGCCGCCAACATCCTGGCGCTGAACGTCCCCGACCACTTCCTGCACCTCGGCAGCGCCGTGGTCCTGCTGGCCATCGGCGTCGGCGCCGACCGCGGCGCCCGCGTCGCAACGGCATGA
- a CDS encoding anti-sigma factor, whose protein sequence is MEEEEEFRDLAAGHALNALSTDDEMRFQEILAAHPAWDTIVAMELDTAAALADGAGDVVPRPQVRDALLSRITTLPQNAPRSTDPAERAGDPTPARAPRRPRSRMWFALAASLAFILALGIGGLSLGRLLTPEDGAQVALEQIQDAPDAQSASVTLDDGASATAHWSASTGRAVLVTDGMPTLEDDKTFEMWFIRDGAPLPAGTFSADDAVSELAGTFQPGDVIAVTVEAAGGSPSGLPTTDAMFAITT, encoded by the coding sequence ATGGAAGAAGAAGAAGAGTTCCGCGACCTCGCGGCCGGCCATGCCCTCAACGCGCTCTCCACCGACGACGAGATGCGCTTCCAGGAGATTCTGGCCGCTCATCCCGCCTGGGACACGATCGTAGCCATGGAGCTCGACACCGCAGCGGCCCTTGCCGACGGCGCAGGCGACGTGGTACCCCGTCCGCAGGTGCGTGACGCGTTGCTCTCGCGGATCACCACCCTGCCGCAGAACGCTCCGCGATCGACCGATCCCGCTGAACGGGCCGGGGACCCGACCCCTGCTCGGGCGCCGCGCCGCCCCCGCTCACGGATGTGGTTCGCGCTCGCGGCCTCCCTCGCCTTCATCCTCGCCCTCGGCATCGGCGGGCTCTCGCTCGGGCGCCTGCTGACCCCCGAGGACGGCGCTCAGGTCGCCCTGGAGCAGATCCAGGACGCCCCCGACGCGCAGTCGGCGAGCGTCACCCTCGACGACGGTGCGTCCGCGACAGCGCATTGGTCCGCATCCACGGGACGGGCCGTGCTGGTCACGGACGGCATGCCGACGCTTGAGGACGACAAGACGTTCGAGATGTGGTTCATCCGCGATGGCGCCCCCCTCCCGGCCGGCACCTTCTCGGCTGACGACGCCGTCTCCGAGCTCGCCGGCACGTTCCAGCCCGGCGACGTGATCGCTGTCACCGTGGAGGCCGCGGGCGGCTCGCCCAGCGGTCTTCCCACGACGGACGCGATGTTCGCCATCACGACCTGA
- the sigK gene encoding ECF RNA polymerase sigma factor SigK — translation MLVTVVIDGVEVPEDGSGGIDHVATLLAAIAGGDQNAFAQLYDMLSPRMFGLIRRVLVDPSQSEEVLQEVFLEIWQSASRFAPNKGQGRSWVLTIAHRRAVDRVRASQASADRDARVGLRDLDVAYDGVAETVELKIEGGRVSEALAGLPEAQRETIVLAYYGGYSQTEIAALVGAPLGTVKTRMRDGLSRLRTRMGVQ, via the coding sequence ATGCTGGTGACTGTGGTGATCGACGGCGTCGAGGTTCCCGAGGACGGCTCGGGGGGAATCGATCATGTGGCGACGCTGCTCGCCGCGATCGCTGGGGGCGATCAGAACGCCTTTGCACAGTTGTACGACATGCTGTCTCCGCGCATGTTCGGCCTCATCCGTCGCGTCCTCGTCGACCCTTCGCAGAGCGAGGAGGTGCTGCAGGAGGTCTTTCTCGAGATCTGGCAATCCGCTTCGCGCTTCGCTCCGAACAAGGGACAAGGAAGGTCGTGGGTTCTCACCATCGCGCACCGCCGAGCCGTCGACCGCGTGCGGGCGTCGCAGGCCAGCGCCGATCGTGATGCACGCGTCGGCCTTCGCGATCTCGACGTCGCATATGACGGCGTCGCCGAGACGGTGGAACTGAAGATCGAGGGCGGGCGCGTCTCCGAGGCGCTCGCCGGGCTACCCGAAGCGCAGCGCGAGACGATCGTCCTCGCCTACTACGGCGGTTACTCTCAGACCGAGATCGCCGCGCTCGTCGGGGCGCCGTTGGGAACCGTGAAGACACGCATGCGTGATGGACTGAGCAGATTGCGAACCAGGATGGGGGTGCAGTGA
- a CDS encoding DUF4349 domain-containing protein, with the protein MTIDDRDQDQERSVPEGPTAEQIDRIERGIDRELEFDRVRRRARRRGGWAVAAAGVAVVALAALVSPVVLGGRGAEVPSAVSLSDSSPLGVQTQEGAIAAQDIVGADGGRSAATDTSREVTASGWIQMSVDDPEDAQQQITAIVTGVQGYVSSASIAGSPATTDPVYPVPGQSSITVRVPADRLQDVIDQVGALGTVSASSVDRFDVTDQAVDLRARIAAQETSVARLTELLAQSASVADLIAAESALADRQAALDADRQQLEMLEDQVAMSTLTVNLASRDAAPQADPAGFGDGIAAGWAGLVATVNGIVIGLGFLLPWLAVIAVAGVIVWAVRRARRARRIRRSDDAADASGGPGVSHPSH; encoded by the coding sequence ATGACGATCGACGACCGGGATCAGGACCAGGAACGCTCCGTGCCGGAGGGCCCGACCGCAGAGCAGATCGACCGGATCGAGCGAGGGATCGACCGCGAGCTCGAGTTCGACCGGGTCCGCCGGCGGGCGCGACGCCGTGGCGGGTGGGCGGTCGCCGCCGCCGGTGTCGCGGTCGTCGCGCTGGCGGCGCTCGTCTCGCCCGTCGTCCTGGGCGGTCGCGGGGCCGAGGTGCCGAGCGCGGTGTCGCTCTCCGATTCGTCACCTCTCGGGGTCCAGACCCAGGAGGGTGCCATCGCGGCGCAGGACATCGTGGGGGCCGACGGCGGGCGGTCCGCAGCGACGGATACGAGCCGCGAGGTCACCGCATCCGGGTGGATCCAGATGAGCGTGGACGACCCCGAGGACGCCCAGCAGCAGATCACAGCGATCGTGACGGGTGTGCAGGGGTACGTCTCGTCGGCGAGCATCGCCGGCTCTCCGGCCACGACCGATCCGGTGTACCCGGTGCCCGGGCAGAGCTCGATCACGGTGCGGGTGCCCGCCGACCGGTTGCAGGATGTGATCGATCAAGTCGGTGCTCTGGGAACGGTGTCGGCGTCGTCGGTGGATCGCTTCGACGTCACGGACCAGGCTGTCGACCTGCGGGCGAGGATCGCGGCGCAGGAGACGTCGGTCGCGCGCCTCACCGAGCTGCTTGCGCAGTCGGCGTCGGTCGCGGACCTGATCGCGGCGGAGTCCGCCCTCGCCGACCGTCAGGCGGCTCTGGATGCGGACCGGCAGCAGCTCGAGATGCTGGAGGATCAGGTGGCGATGTCGACGTTGACCGTCAACCTCGCTTCGAGGGACGCAGCGCCGCAAGCGGATCCCGCCGGATTCGGCGATGGGATCGCCGCAGGATGGGCGGGGCTCGTCGCGACCGTGAACGGGATCGTCATCGGGCTGGGCTTCCTCCTTCCGTGGCTCGCGGTGATCGCCGTCGCCGGCGTGATCGTGTGGGCGGTGCGACGTGCGCGTCGCGCGCGTCGCATCCGCCGATCAGACGATGCCGCTGACGCGTCCGGAGGCCCGGGCGTGTCCCACCCATCCCACTGA
- a CDS encoding RNA polymerase sigma factor has translation MTSDGELIARASHGDHEAFRALYRGNIDAVYRIAAILLPTTADAEDAAQETFVTAWRKLRGFRLEGASALPWFATICRLVCANRLRALRREREHVGATLDERMPSPIDVEQAVIDSELADRVAREVARLGDLDRELFVLCAAHGYAYDAAAAELGLTHGAVRNRLSRIRSRLRGTVQEGNAS, from the coding sequence ATGACCAGCGATGGGGAGCTGATCGCGCGCGCGTCGCACGGAGACCACGAGGCCTTCCGCGCGCTGTATCGCGGCAACATCGACGCGGTCTACCGCATCGCGGCGATCCTGTTGCCGACGACCGCGGACGCCGAGGACGCGGCGCAGGAGACGTTCGTCACGGCGTGGCGGAAGCTTCGCGGCTTCCGGCTGGAGGGAGCCTCCGCTCTCCCCTGGTTCGCCACGATCTGTCGCCTGGTGTGCGCGAACCGCCTGCGTGCGCTGCGCCGCGAACGCGAGCACGTCGGCGCGACGCTCGACGAGCGCATGCCGTCGCCGATCGACGTGGAGCAGGCGGTCATCGACTCCGAGCTGGCCGATCGCGTCGCCCGGGAGGTGGCGAGACTCGGCGATCTCGATCGCGAGCTCTTCGTCCTGTGCGCCGCGCACGGCTACGCCTACGATGCCGCGGCCGCCGAGCTGGGCCTCACCCACGGCGCCGTCCGCAACCGTCTCTCCCGCATCCGCAGCCGCCTGCGCGGCACCGTCCAGGAGGGGAACGCATCATGA
- a CDS encoding TerC/Alx family metal homeostasis membrane protein has product MGFEIPVWFQIVALIVLVLILAADLLLILRRPHIPSAREATLWVVFYVSLALVFALILLWVSGSADAAGQFVAGWLTEYSLSVDNLFVFVLLMGQFAVPRKYQQEVLMVGIIIALVLRGIFIAFGAVLIDNLSWIFYVFGLFLVWTAWRQAFPGDDEHGEQRENAVVRMLRRFVQISDQYEGSKLRTVVGGKKVFTPMLLVFVAIGFTDLVFAIDSIPAIFGITQSAFIVFTANIFALMGLRQLYFLLGGLLDRLRYLHYGIAFILAFIGVKLFLHALHENELPFINGGHGVEWAPDISAWVSLIVIVAAMATATIASLVAARREATSVDEG; this is encoded by the coding sequence ATGGGCTTCGAGATCCCGGTGTGGTTCCAGATCGTCGCGCTGATCGTGCTCGTTCTGATCCTGGCCGCCGACCTTCTTCTCATCCTCCGTCGACCCCACATCCCCTCCGCGCGGGAGGCCACCCTGTGGGTCGTCTTCTACGTGTCGCTCGCGCTCGTGTTCGCCCTCATCCTGCTGTGGGTCTCGGGCAGTGCGGATGCGGCGGGCCAGTTCGTGGCCGGATGGTTGACGGAGTACAGCCTCTCGGTCGACAACCTGTTCGTCTTCGTCCTGCTGATGGGGCAGTTCGCCGTCCCACGCAAGTACCAGCAGGAGGTGCTGATGGTGGGGATCATCATCGCGCTCGTGCTGCGAGGCATCTTCATCGCGTTCGGTGCGGTGCTGATCGACAACCTCTCGTGGATCTTCTACGTGTTCGGGCTGTTCCTGGTCTGGACGGCCTGGCGTCAGGCCTTCCCCGGGGACGACGAGCACGGCGAGCAGCGCGAGAACGCCGTCGTGCGGATGCTGCGGCGCTTCGTCCAGATCAGCGACCAGTACGAGGGGTCGAAGCTGCGCACGGTTGTCGGCGGCAAGAAGGTCTTCACGCCGATGCTGCTCGTGTTCGTGGCGATCGGGTTCACGGACCTCGTCTTCGCGATCGACTCGATCCCGGCCATCTTCGGCATCACGCAGAGTGCCTTCATCGTCTTCACCGCGAACATCTTCGCCCTCATGGGGCTGCGCCAGCTCTACTTCCTGCTGGGCGGACTGCTCGATCGCCTGCGCTACCTCCACTACGGGATCGCGTTCATCCTCGCCTTCATCGGCGTGAAGCTCTTCCTCCACGCTCTGCACGAGAACGAGCTGCCCTTCATCAACGGCGGCCACGGCGTCGAATGGGCGCCCGACATCTCAGCCTGGGTCTCGCTCATCGTGATCGTGGCCGCGATGGCGACCGCGACCATCGCAAGTCTCGTGGCGGCACGGCGCGAGGCCACATCCGTCGACGAGGGCTGA
- a CDS encoding LLM class flavin-dependent oxidoreductase, with translation MSRPQHFGWFLARGFGPHGWGLPGLDWDYDWTAPHLYQESARTLEQAGFDLLIIEDAPSLGSAETIDLRVRHAFGGPKHDPFVLAPYLFAATRHLGVVPTVNPAAYLPYTAARQFASLQHLSGHRLGLNVVTDTGSARHFSTDAPLGHDAAYDRAEEWLEGIRSLWRSWDEGALVLDRDDDRYADGTRMRAVRHRGRHFGFDGPLNALPFTDGEPAIVSPGGSERGLAFAGAHSDVQLALAPLDEASVRAYRERIHRAARERGRDPSDVKVLFAIQPVLVSSPEEADRLVSASRTPDESALRAIARRQSSDLETDLTALDLDRPLPEGLFAPHVSHGSIRRLVGDHDPRETPLRDILAAHARLGRISDGTGWVGTPGELADRIEQLGDWGNDGVLLWGDVHPVTVHRMLDELVPILRRRGILRREYDGAGLGANLRSF, from the coding sequence GTGAGTCGCCCGCAGCACTTCGGCTGGTTCTTGGCCCGCGGTTTCGGTCCGCACGGCTGGGGTCTGCCCGGCCTGGACTGGGACTACGACTGGACCGCCCCGCACCTGTACCAGGAGTCCGCACGCACCCTGGAGCAGGCCGGGTTCGATCTGCTGATCATCGAGGATGCGCCTTCACTCGGTTCCGCGGAGACGATCGATCTGCGGGTGCGGCACGCCTTCGGCGGCCCCAAGCACGACCCGTTCGTGCTTGCCCCGTACCTGTTCGCCGCGACCCGGCACCTCGGAGTGGTGCCCACCGTCAACCCCGCGGCATACCTGCCCTACACGGCCGCCCGGCAGTTCGCGTCGCTCCAGCACCTGAGCGGCCACCGGCTGGGACTGAACGTGGTGACCGACACCGGCAGCGCGCGGCACTTCTCCACGGATGCGCCGCTCGGGCACGATGCCGCCTACGACCGCGCCGAGGAGTGGTTGGAAGGCATCCGCTCGCTGTGGCGGAGTTGGGACGAGGGCGCGCTCGTCCTCGACCGCGATGACGACCGCTACGCGGACGGCACCCGGATGCGGGCGGTCCGCCACCGCGGCCGGCACTTCGGATTCGACGGACCGCTCAACGCACTCCCCTTCACCGACGGCGAACCCGCGATCGTGTCACCGGGCGGGTCGGAGCGGGGCCTTGCGTTCGCCGGAGCGCACTCGGACGTGCAGCTGGCGCTCGCGCCCCTGGACGAGGCGAGCGTGCGCGCCTACCGGGAGCGCATCCACCGCGCCGCACGCGAGCGCGGTCGCGACCCGTCGGACGTGAAGGTGCTGTTCGCGATCCAGCCCGTTCTGGTCTCCTCCCCCGAGGAGGCGGACCGACTGGTGTCCGCGTCGCGCACGCCCGACGAATCCGCTCTGCGCGCGATCGCCAGGCGGCAGTCCTCGGATCTGGAGACCGATCTGACCGCGCTCGATCTCGACCGGCCGTTGCCCGAGGGGCTGTTCGCCCCGCACGTGTCGCACGGCAGCATCCGCCGGCTCGTCGGCGATCACGACCCGCGCGAGACGCCGCTGCGGGATATCCTCGCCGCGCACGCCCGCCTCGGCCGCATCTCGGACGGCACCGGGTGGGTGGGAACGCCGGGCGAGCTCGCGGATCGCATCGAGCAGCTGGGCGACTGGGGCAACGACGGCGTTCTGCTGTGGGGCGATGTGCATCCGGTCACCGTGCACCGCATGCTCGACGAGCTGGTGCCGATCCTCCGCCGTCGCGGCATCCTGCGCCGCGAGTACGACGGCGCGGGCCTCGGCGCGAACCTGCGCTCGTTCTGA
- a CDS encoding O-acetylhomoserine aminocarboxypropyltransferase/cysteine synthase family protein, which yields MTEPTHGFATRQVHSGTEWTDAASRTVPVYMTAGFRFDDFDHAAAHFATGDGYGYTRTGNPTVDALERRIAELEGGAGAVFVGSGQAAVSVALLSLLSAGDHLVSSTHIYEGTRGLVNDLLSRFGVTVTYVDDIADPRAWEEAIRPETRALFAESIGNARNDLLDVPAVAAVADAHGIPLVVDNTFATPYLVRPIELGAAVVVHSASKFLAGHGAALGGVIVDDGRFDAARSGALFPQLVTARHDGAPSVWERHGPRARLAYVRESVAPRLGPTPSPLNAFLVSQGIETLHLRVREQSANAGRIAAWLESRDEVASVDYVGLASHPHHALAKRLLPRGAGSVFTFTLHGGEKAARAFVESVQVVTHMTHLGDVRSLVLHPATTSHAQHTDDARAALGVHPGTLRLSIGIEDVDDLIADLERALKAASLAASTRTIEVIG from the coding sequence ATGACCGAACCCACCCACGGATTCGCCACGCGACAGGTGCACAGCGGCACCGAATGGACGGATGCGGCATCGCGCACCGTCCCGGTGTACATGACCGCCGGCTTCCGCTTCGACGACTTCGATCACGCGGCCGCGCACTTCGCGACGGGCGACGGCTACGGGTACACGCGCACCGGCAATCCGACCGTCGACGCCCTCGAGCGTCGCATCGCCGAGCTCGAGGGCGGTGCCGGTGCCGTGTTCGTCGGCAGCGGCCAGGCGGCCGTCTCCGTCGCGCTGCTGTCGCTGCTCTCGGCCGGTGACCACCTGGTCAGCTCCACCCACATCTACGAGGGAACGCGCGGGCTCGTGAACGACCTGCTGTCCCGGTTCGGGGTGACGGTCACCTATGTCGACGACATCGCGGACCCGCGGGCGTGGGAGGAGGCGATCCGTCCCGAGACCCGTGCCCTGTTCGCCGAGTCCATCGGCAACGCGCGCAACGATCTGCTGGACGTGCCCGCCGTCGCAGCCGTTGCGGACGCCCACGGCATCCCGCTCGTCGTCGACAACACCTTCGCCACGCCCTACCTGGTGCGACCGATCGAGCTGGGCGCGGCGGTCGTCGTCCACTCGGCGAGCAAGTTCCTCGCCGGCCACGGGGCGGCGCTCGGCGGCGTCATCGTCGACGACGGCCGCTTCGATGCCGCCCGATCGGGCGCGTTGTTCCCCCAGCTGGTGACCGCGCGCCACGACGGCGCGCCGAGCGTCTGGGAACGCCACGGCCCCCGCGCGCGTCTCGCCTATGTGCGCGAGTCCGTGGCACCGCGGCTGGGACCCACACCGTCGCCGCTCAACGCCTTCCTCGTGTCGCAGGGCATCGAGACGCTGCATCTGCGCGTGCGCGAGCAGTCGGCGAACGCCGGACGGATCGCGGCGTGGCTCGAGAGCCGCGACGAGGTGGCGTCGGTCGACTACGTGGGGCTTGCGAGCCATCCGCATCACGCGCTCGCGAAGCGGCTTCTCCCCCGCGGCGCCGGTTCGGTCTTCACCTTCACGCTCCACGGCGGCGAGAAAGCTGCTCGCGCCTTCGTCGAGAGCGTGCAGGTCGTCACCCACATGACCCACCTCGGCGACGTCCGCTCGCTCGTGCTGCATCCGGCCACGACGAGTCACGCGCAGCACACCGACGATGCGCGCGCCGCTCTCGGTGTGCACCCGGGAACGCTGCGTCTGTCGATCGGCATCGAGGATGTCGACGACCTGATCGCCGATCTCGAGCGGGCGCTCAAGGCCGCATCCCTCGCGGCATCCACGCGGACGATCGAGGTCATCGGGTGA
- the leuC gene encoding 3-isopropylmalate dehydratase large subunit, translated as MSNPDHSAASAPRTLAEKVWDNHLVVKGEDGQPDLIYIDLHLVHEVTSPQAFDGLRAEGRGLRRLDLTIATEDHNTPTLAIDKPIADPTSRLQIETLRRNAAEFGVRIHSLGDAEQGIVHVVGPQLGLTMPGITVVCGDSHTSTHGAFGAMAFGIGTSEVEHVMATQTLPLKPFKTMAITVEGTLRPGVTAKDIILAVIAKIGTNGGQGYVLEFRGSAIRALSMEGRMTMCNMSIEAGARAGMVAPDETTFAYLKGRPHAPKGQDWEDAVAYWRTLPSDEGAVYDAEVFLDADELEPFVTWGTNPGQGVSLNDVVPTPSDIADPNERVAAERALQYMDLAPGTKLKDVPVDAVFMGSCTNSRIEDLRAFASIVKGRKKAEGVRVMVVPGSARVRLEAEAEGLHRIFEEFGAEWRFAGCSMCLGMNPDQLAPGERCASTSNRNFEGRQGKGGRTHLVSPLVAAATAVRGTLSSPGDLDPVEEPAIVGAGV; from the coding sequence ATGAGCAATCCCGATCACTCCGCGGCGTCCGCGCCGCGCACCCTGGCCGAGAAGGTCTGGGACAACCACTTGGTGGTCAAGGGCGAGGACGGCCAGCCCGACCTCATCTACATCGACCTGCACCTCGTGCACGAGGTCACGAGCCCGCAGGCCTTCGATGGTCTCCGCGCGGAAGGGCGGGGCCTGCGGCGCCTGGACCTGACCATCGCGACCGAGGACCACAACACCCCGACGCTCGCGATCGACAAGCCGATCGCCGACCCGACCAGCCGTCTCCAGATCGAGACGCTGCGTCGCAACGCCGCCGAGTTCGGTGTGCGCATCCACTCGCTGGGCGACGCCGAGCAGGGGATCGTGCACGTCGTCGGTCCGCAGCTGGGGCTCACGATGCCGGGCATCACGGTCGTCTGCGGCGATTCGCACACCTCCACCCATGGAGCGTTCGGAGCGATGGCATTCGGCATCGGCACCAGCGAGGTCGAGCACGTCATGGCGACGCAGACCCTGCCGCTGAAGCCGTTCAAGACCATGGCCATCACCGTCGAGGGGACGCTGCGCCCCGGCGTCACCGCGAAGGACATCATCCTCGCTGTCATCGCGAAGATCGGCACCAACGGCGGGCAGGGCTACGTGCTCGAGTTCCGCGGCAGCGCCATCCGGGCCCTCTCGATGGAGGGGCGCATGACGATGTGCAACATGTCGATCGAGGCGGGCGCGCGCGCCGGCATGGTCGCGCCCGACGAGACCACGTTCGCCTACCTGAAGGGGCGTCCGCACGCCCCGAAGGGGCAGGACTGGGAGGATGCGGTCGCCTACTGGCGCACGCTCCCGAGTGACGAGGGCGCCGTCTACGACGCGGAGGTCTTCCTCGACGCCGACGAGCTCGAGCCCTTCGTGACGTGGGGCACGAACCCTGGTCAGGGCGTGTCGCTGAACGACGTCGTTCCGACGCCGTCCGACATCGCGGACCCGAACGAGCGCGTGGCCGCCGAGCGTGCGCTGCAGTACATGGATCTGGCCCCCGGTACGAAGCTGAAGGACGTGCCCGTGGATGCGGTCTTCATGGGTTCGTGCACGAACAGCCGCATCGAGGACCTGCGCGCTTTCGCGTCGATCGTGAAGGGTCGCAAGAAGGCCGAGGGCGTCCGGGTGATGGTCGTGCCCGGCTCCGCGCGCGTTCGGCTGGAAGCGGAGGCCGAGGGACTGCACCGCATCTTCGAGGAGTTCGGCGCCGAGTGGCGCTTCGCAGGATGCTCGATGTGTCTGGGCATGAACCCCGATCAGCTCGCTCCGGGTGAGCGGTGCGCCTCCACGTCGAACCGCAACTTCGAGGGTCGGCAGGGCAAGGGCGGGCGCACGCACCTGGTGTCGCCGCTCGTCGCCGCGGCGACCGCGGTGCGCGGAACGCTGTCGAGTCCGGGGGATCTCGATCCCGTCGAAGAGCCGGCGATCGTCGGGGCGGGGGTCTGA